In one Brassica oleracea var. oleracea cultivar TO1000 chromosome C9, BOL, whole genome shotgun sequence genomic region, the following are encoded:
- the LOC106316089 gene encoding uncharacterized protein LOC106316089: MKFWGWIHHKSRENSKELLKDATTGNSLFPLSAHPSLESQDVYAGASAGPRYSTGISKQFNLFQESSFAGLSEARNSDFFHGFLAIGTLGGETFLDEPATPTFGMSSGEPATDNAEVTENDLKLISNELEKFLEAEAKEAHNQPSGRNSDTNTIASTIEAAEGVDAEEDDQPMKFPLQEYLFGSQIESSETKVAGKKERASLGELFQATEVQDKHSENKYEEKKKKASSTHKSAKHLVKKVLKKLHLSSRSPDSGKTEVASTKKKFQKIAQVFHRKVYPEDSIMESKIYSSMTEPKNSKANSTGLMSEKVRPCHKTSKRWIQYELRNSHSSGKGEHWIKTDEDYFVLEL, translated from the exons ATGAAG TTTTGGGGCTGGATACATCATAAGTCACGGGAGAACAGCAAAGAGCTATTGAAAGATGCTACAACTG GTAACAGTCTTTTCCCCCTCTCAGCTCATCCGTCCCTTGAAAGCCAAGATGTTTACGCTGGAGCAAGTGCTGGCCCCAGATACAGTACTGGAATCAGCAAACAATTTAATCTGTTCCAGGAAAGCTCCTTCGCAGGACTTAGTGAAGCCAGAAACAGTGATTTTTTTCATGGCTTTCTTGCCATTGGAACCCTCGGTGGAGAAACATTTCTGGATGAACCAGCAACACCGACATTTGGCATGTCATCTGGGGAACCAGCAACAGATAATGCAGAAGTGACAGAGAATGATCTGAAGCTCATTAGCAATGAATTGGAGAAGTTCCTTGAGGCTGAAGCTAAAGAAGCACACAACCAACCATCAGGAAGGAACAGCGACACTAATACTATTGCATCCACCATTGAGGCCGCTGAGGGAGTAGATGCCGAAGAAGATGATCAGCCAATGAAGTTCCCGCTCCAAGAGTATCTTTTTGGCTCTCAAATCGAATCATCAGAAACAAAGGTTGCAGGGAAGAAGGAACGGGCATCACTTGGAGAGCTGTTTCAGGCAACAGAGGTGCAAGATAAGCATTCAGAAAACAAGTATGAGGAGAAAAAGAAGAAAGCCAGTTCAACTCACAAGTCTGCAAAGCATCTTGTGAAGAAGGTACTGAAAAAGCTTCACCTATCCTCCAGGAGCCCTGACAGTGGTAAAACTGAAGTAGCTTCCACCAAGAAGAAGTTCCAAAAG ATAGCACAAGTTTTCCATAGGAAAGTATATCCAGAAGACTCCATAATGGAAAGCAAAATATACAGCAGCATGACAGAACCAAAAAACAGCAAAGCAAATTCTACTGGACTAATGTCCGAGAAGGTGAGACCATGTCACAAGACAAGTAAAAGATGGATCCAATATGAGCTAAGAAATTCACATTCATCTGGAAAAGGAGAACACTGGATCAAAACAGACGAAGACT ACTTCGTGTTGGAGCTGTAA